The nucleotide sequence GCGAATCGATCGCCACCCGAATGAAACAACGCGAGGAAGTGACGCGCACGTGGCCGCCGTTGACCCAGGAGCGCATCGCCCGCGGAGAAATCAAAGTCGGCGACGATTTTGACATGGTTTCGGTCGCGCTGGGAGCGCCGGACGGACAGGAAACTTTCACGGCCAAGGACGGCGGCATCGTCACCATTTGGAACTACCCCAAAATCACGCAGCGGTTCGAGCGCGATGAGATCGTCAACTACGAGGACGTCAGCGAGTTCGACGTGCGAACCGGCCAGCGCATTCACTATCAGGTCCCGAACCGACAAAAGGTCTATGTTTCCGGCAAGGAGCCGGGCATGCAGATCATCTTCCGCAATGGCAGGGTCAGCAGCCTGCGCTGGGGTGGTGAAGCGCCGGAGCCGGCCCCGACGGCGGATAATCAGGTGAAATCTGGCTGAACCGTAGGAGCGCGCTGGCGCGCGATGACACCTGCCTCTCGTCGCCAGTGCACCGTATGCATCGCGCGCAAGCCCGCTCCTACTGGTCACACCTCAAATTGGCGCAAAACGCGCTCCGCCAGCCACGCCCTACTCGAGCAGCCGGCGTAATACCGGCCGGACCAATCGCGCCAGCTGCGGATTGGCATACGCGGCGAAGCTCACCGGACTCGTCGTATCGAGCGGATCGCGCAGACGCCCTCCCGTCGGCCGCTCCACCACGCCGCCGGCTTCCCGCAACAACAGCTCCGTGCACAGGTCGTAGGGATGACTGCTGAGCCCGCTGCCATCGATGCCGAGCGCTCGAAAGGCCTCGGGACGCACGTCGATCACCATGCGATCACGGCCGAGAAGGATCTCCGCCAATTGCCCGCCACTGGAAATGTATTGATCTTCAAATACCGGCGGCGGCTCGCCCCCGTCGCGCAGGACGCCGAGTTCACGCCAGAGGTTTTCCTCCAACTGCGCCAACCACGTCTTGGCGGTGGGAAAAAAGCGCGCAATCGTCGCGAAGCCGTGCGTGAAATCGCGCGCGGCGGACAACCGCACCGGCAGCCGCGACCGTTGACCGGTGAGCACGTTCAGGGCCGTGGCCACGACCCGACCGCGGCCCCGCACCGCGCTGAATTGATCCGCCCGCCATTGTTTGCTGATCGGCAACTCCGTCATCGCCGCCACCACGATGTCGCCCAAGTGATTACGCGCGCCGCGCTGGGGCGCGAGACCCGCCAAGGCCCAGGCGCTGCGTTTATCGTGCATGAGACCGCGGGTGCCATCGATCGGATCGATGATGAGCTTCCACTGCGTGGCGGTGACCGGCGTGCCGGCGGGAAACGTCAACTCCGACTCGAGGCCTTCCATGACGAGTTCCACCGGCCAGGATTGGGGCCAGTTTTTCTCCAACCACGCGACCAGTGCGGCTTCGGAAATCCGATCAATCTCGTAGATGGTATCGGCCGCGGTCTCGGCGGCAACGCGAGCAAACGTGCGCCGCTGCTTCACGCGGGTGGCGAGCAGCGCGTCGCGAATCGTGTCCTGCAATTGGCAGAGCAACCGGCGGGCGCGTTCGAGTTGGCGGTCATTCATGGCCGGCAGGTTTGAATTGCAAACGAAGCGCGTAAAGCTCGACCTGCGCGCCCAGATTCGAAGTCAACCGACGGTTAACCGGACTCCAACGTTGACCAGACGAGTTCAGCGCGCCATCGCTGACAACGCTATGGCTACCCCTGACAACCGTCGTGCGCTTTATTGGCGCGCCAACCTGCGACTCCTTGCCGTTTTACTGAGTATTTGGGCGTTCGTGTCCTTCGGGTGCGGCATCTTTTTTGCCGACGCGCTGGACAACATCAAACTGGGCGGTTTCGGGCTCGGCTTCTGGATGGCCCAGCAGGGATCCATCTACGTGTTTGTCGGGGTGATCTGGTATTACGTGTGGCGGATGAACAAATACGACCGCGAGTTCGATCTCCACGAGGACTGATCCCGCGCCCTTCAATCGCTCTCGTTCTTCGTTCTCGTAATCGTTCTCCCGCGGCAACCATCCCGGACCGGGCGAAAAGAGAACGCGAAAGATTACGAGAACGAAGAACGATACCAGCCCCACCCTCCCCTTTCCCGCCTCTCCTTCTTTTCCCCAACCCTGCTTAGCTTATGTCCGTTCAGTCTTGGACCTACCTCATCGTCGGACTCTCGTTCGCGCTCTACCTCTACATCGCCTACCGTTCCCGCGCCGGCTCGACCAAGGAGTTCTATGTCTCCGGCGGCGGCGTGAAGCCGATCCACAACGGCATGGCCACGGCGGCCGACTGGATGAGCGCGGCCTCGTTCATTTCGATGGCGGGTATCATCTCCTTCATGGGTCGGGACGGCGGGGTCTATCTGATGGGTTGGACAGGCGGTTACGTGTTGCTCGCACTGCTACTCGCGCCTTACCTGCGCAAGTTCGGCAAGTTCACGGTCCCCGATTTCGTGGGTGATCGCTATTACTCTCAAACCGCCCGGATTGTCGCCGTGCTCTGCGCGATCGTGGTGTCGTTCACCTACGTGGCCGGTCAGATGCGCGGCGTGGGCATCGTGTTTTCCCGCTTTCTCGAGGTCGACATCAACACCGGCGTCTTCATCGGCACGTTCATCGTGTTCATCTACGCCGTGCTCGGCGGTATGAAGGGCATCACCTACACGCAAGTCGCCCAATACTGCGTCCTGATGTTTGCCTTCCTTGTCCCGGCGATCTTCATCTCGATCATGCTGACGGGCCACGCGGTCCCGCAGCTCGGTTTTGGCGGCAATGTGGTTGATACCGATGTCAGCCTGCTCGATCGACTGGATGGACTGAGCACCCAACTCGGCTTTGCCGCTTACACCGAAGGCGTGCGACCCGTGCTCGACGTTGCCGCCATCACCATGGCCCTCATGGTCGGCACGGCCGGACTTCCGCACGTGATCGTGCGTTTCTACACCGTGCCCAGTGTGCAAGGCGCGCGCTCGTCGGCCGGCTGGGCGTTGCTCTTCATCGCGATGCTCTACACCACGGCCCCCGCGGTCTCTGCCTTTGCTCGCGCCAATCTGCTCCAGACCGTCGACAACGCCAGCTACGCCGAAATGCCGGCATGGTTTAAAAACTGGGAGAACACCGGCCTGCTCAAGTATGAGGACAAAAACGGCGACGGCCTCATCCAATACTACAACGACAAGAGCACCGATGCCGCTTTTCTCGCTCAAGCCACGCGCAACGGCTGGGCGGGCAATGAACTCACCATCGACCGCGATATCATCGTGCTCGCCAACCCCGAGATCGCCCGCCTGCCCAACTGGGTGATCGGTTTGGTCGCCGCCGGCGCGCTGGCCGCGGCGCTGTCCACGGCGGCCGGACTGTTGCTGGTCATCTCCACGGCGTTCGCCCACGACCTCGTGAAACGGTGCATGAAGCCCGACATTTCCGAAAAAGGCGAACTCCGTTGCGCCCGATTCGCCGCCGGTGGGGCTGTGTTTGTCGCGGCTTACTTCGGCATCAACCCGCCCGGTTTTGTGGCTCAGGTGGTCGCGTTTGCCTTCGGCCTGGCGGCCGCCTCATTCTTCCCGGCGATCCTCATGGGCATCTTCCAAAAGAAGATGAACCGCGAAGGGGCCGTCAGTGGCATGATCGTAGGCATCATTTTCACCGCCTCCTACATCAGCTACTTCAAGTTCATGCATCCGGAGCTCAACACGGCCGAGCATTGGCTCTTCGGCATCTCACCGGAAGGCATCGGCACCATCGGCATGTTGATCAACTTCATCGTCGCCCAGACCGTGATGCGCTTCACCCCGGAAACGCCTGCGTCGGTCCAGGAAGAAGTTGAACAGATCCGCGTCCCCCGCATTTCGACGGACTAATTGCAGGTAACATATCCTCCTTTGGCACCGCTCGGTCATCAGACCTCAATGGTTTTTATCGACGGCACGAATTTTTTTTCGGTTGTAAGACGACGGCCTAGTCCTCCAGCCGAAAGCGCTAAACGCTATTTCAGAATACATAGTTCAACCGAGAAACAACCTTCGGACCTATTTCTACACAAACGAAGTTCATCTGAAGCGATTTACCGCGCGACACGGAGAAGAATCTCTTTGGGGATGCCGAATCGTGCTTGGTGACGGGATTTTATTGAAGGACGGAAACGTCAAAGAGAGCAGTTGATGCTCTTCTCGTTGCGGATCTGATTTATCACGCGGCAAATAAGAATGTTGAGCATGTCGTAGTTGTTTCACACGACACGGATTTCGCCTGCGCGCTTAAGCGGGTTGAAGACTTCGGTGTGGCAACTACTATCGCTCCATTCTTGGTTGAACCGACAAGCCGACTACGGGCCAACGCGGATCAAATCGTGAAGATTTCTAAAGAAGTCCTTATGAATAATCGATGGGCTGTAGCCGGGACTAATAAATCAGTCGAATAACCAACCATCAACCGCCAGTTACTCAACTCCGAGCAAACGGCTTTCAGCGGAGCTGAAGGCGGTGCGGAGGATAAGGTTGCGGCAGACGGGTGGGTGAAATTACAGCCGCATCGACGACTGCCGAATCGGACTTCGAAGCGCCGCAAACGGGATGGAATCCCATGCTAATCTAGGTTCTTGAGAAATCTGAACTTCGCGCTTTCGATGAGCCATGATCACGACCCAGGAAATTTCGAGGATGCCACTGCCCGAAAAGCTTGAACTGATGGAAAAATTGTGGGTCGAGATTTCCGAAGAAGATAAAAACGTGGAAACTCCATCGTGGCATAAACACCTGCTGGACGAGCGCACGTCGCGAGTCGAAGAGGGATCGGCCAAATTCATTGCCTGGAAAGACGCCAAAGCCCAACTCGAACGAGACTGCCAGTGATCATCGAAATCCTCGATTTAGCGCGGGACGACCTGGCCGCCGGATTCGAGTTTTACGAAAACAACGCCGCCGGCATCAGCCGTTATTTCCTGACTCACCTCTATCAGGACATTGAGTCACTCAGCACGTCAGCGGGGGCGCATCGGCAGATTCACCGCGACTTTTACCGCGCGCTCTCACGTAAATTTCCGTTCGCAATCTACTACCGCTTGAATGGCGATCGCGTGCTTGTCCACGCCGTCGTCGATTGCCGCCGCCATCCGTCTTGGATCGCGCGGCATCTCCGCAAAACGTGAGTCATGAAAGTTCGGTTTTTCGTCGACTGGTGAGTTTGGTCAACCTCACTCCAGCGCCTTCACCCATGCCTCGACGTCGGCGCGGACGACTTGGAGCGGGGCACAGGCACCGCGGAGGATGATGTTGTGAAAAGCCGGCAGACTGAATTTGTTCCCCAAGCGCTTTTCGGCGTCGCGGCGTAGCTCGACGATGGTGAGTTGCCCGACTTTGTAGGAACAGGCCTGGCCCGGATATACGACGTAGCGCTCGGCTTCGGAAACCTTGATGCCGTAATCGATCACTTGTTGACGTGTCCACTTGAAGGCGTGAATGCCCGTATCCACCACCAGGCGGCGCGCCCGCAAAAGTTCGCTGTCGAGATACCCCAGACGGCCGATCGGGTCGCCGTCATACCAGCCGTCATCGTGCGCCAACCACTCCGCGTAGAGCGCCCAGCCTTCGGAGTAGGCGGAGTTGCCGCCGAAAACGCGCTTGGCCCACCACTTGGGTAATCCCTCCATTTCTTGCTGCAGAGCGAGTTGGAAGTGATGTCCCGGCACTGCCTCATGATAAGTTAGCGAGCGGCGGCTGATCATTCGGTAGGGCTCGCCCGGCAACGGCACCCAAAAAATGCCCGGCATGGAGCCATCGGCAGCCGGCGTGGAGTAGTGAGCCGCCGCGTTGGCTTCCGAAAACGGTGGCTCGCGTTTCACGATGACCGGCGCGCGCGGCAACATGTCGAACAGCGGGGCGGCACGCACCTTGGCGTCCTCCACCCAGTCGACATATTCTTGAAGCAAACGCGGACGCGGGTCGGTATCGCCTTCCGGTTGAATACTCGCCTCCAAGGCGCGGTAGCGCTCCGTGATCGTGCCGGTGGTAAACCCTTGCGCGGTGAGGATCTCGTCCATTTCCGCTTCGATGCGAGCGACCTCACGCAAGCCGAGCTCGTGCACCTCGCGCGGCGTCATGTCACTGTTGGTGTAGTGGCGCAGCAACGTCGCGTAGGCGGCCTCGCCGTGCTCCAGGCGCCAGAGTCCCGCATCGCTGGTGGCGCGAGCTAGCTGGTCCTGCAACACCACCACCGCCCGGCGGTAAGCGGGATAAATTTCGGTGTTCAGATCATCGACCACCTCGGCGACGAGCCGGGCCGCTGTTGCGGGGGCAACGCCCTCCCATGGGGCGAGACGCTCCGGCAGTGACGTCGCCAACAAGTTGGCCTCCGGCGCGGGGGCGACAAAGCGCTCCATTTGTTTGATCGTCGCCGTTAAAATAAAGTCGGGCAACAGCAGGCCTTTGCTGTCGCGACGTTTCATTTCGGCGGTGGCATCGTCGATCAAACCGCCAAGTTGGCCCACTCGGGACACGTAGTTTTCCGCATCGCGCTCGTGCCGGATCGGCATCGAGCTGGCCAGATATCCAATCAATCGACGCTGCACACCGGTGAATTGATTGAGCGGAAACTGATAGTCCTGGTGGACGGCGCCACGCACGGTGTCGTCCAACAACCACTCCATTACGCTCACCGTGCGAAGCGTTTCGGTTGACGCCCCCGCCGTATCAAACGCCCGCAACTCCGCCAAACCCCGCCGTGCCAACGCCGCGCGTTCAGCTTGGTAGGCGGCCGTCACCGGGGTGAGTTTCCCGTCGAGCGCATCCTGCTCCGCCCCCTCGAAATACTGGGTCCGGGAGGCCGTGGTCGGCGCCCCCCTCACCCACTCGGCGGCAAAGTCATCCATGAAGTCATCAACCGGGTGAGCTGCCGCGATGATGACCGAAAGCATCAGCAACGTGATAATTCGCATGGGCAAAACGTGGCGATGAACCGGTTAAAGTCGAGTCGCGCGGCCTCGACACCCTCCCCTGATTCGGTTTCTCCTGACCGCTTGGACGCCACGACACTACAAGGCCAACTCACGACCACACCCGACGGCTTGATCAACGGCACGGCCCGCGACACCACCCGCCCGGGGGAATCGCTCCTCGTCGAGCTGAAGCTGGGCCACGGTTGGTCGGCCAACATCCCGACCGATGCCGCCACCGGCGTGTTCGAGGTGCGCCCCCCCGCCCAGGCGTTTCCCGACGGTGAACCGCTCGATATCACGGCCACGGTCGACGGACTGTCCCTGCCCGGCAGTGGCGCGCAGGTCGGGCCTCCGCTGCCCCTCGAACTGGTCGCGGGCGATATCGTCAACAACTGCAACCTGCGCTGCCCGTTTTGCCTCACCGATTACGCGCTCACGCGGGGCACCAAACAAATGCCGGCCGAGACCTACGCGCACAGTTTGAAGCTGGCGCCGCTCGTGCCGGAGAGCGCGTTTTGGTTGTCCTGCATGCACGAACCCTCACTGAACGCTTCGTTCGGGCAATTCCTCGATCTCGTGCCCGCCGCCGACCGCCGCCGCGTCAGTTTCACCACCAATTTTGCCAAGAAACTCGACGACGATTTGCTGCGCACCATCGCACAGTCCGGCGCGCACAGCATTCGTATCTCGATCGATTCCCACGATCCCGAACTCTTCGGCCAATTGCGCAAAGGGGCTCGGTATCCGGTTTTCATCGACAACCTCACCCGCTACGCCGCCATTGCCCGCGAGACGCCGACCGCCCCGCTGCTGCACATCATCACGATGGCGTTCAAGGACAACCTCACCGAGATGCCCGAACTCGTGCGCTGGTGTCATGAGGAAGTCGGTGCCCGATTCCACGAGGTTCGTTTCATGTATTACCTGCCCCACGTCGCCGAATGGGGTGCCGATCACATCATGTCGCTGGATGAGTGGGAGCAACTGAAGCGCGACCTGTTGGCCCTGCCTATGGCGCACACCCTCGCCTTTGGGGAACCCGAACCTGACGCGCACAAGAAATTCCAAGAGCTGCCCGGCATCGATACCTACGAGCATGTGGCCGCTGTTTTCGGTGGCACGGTCACGACGGAAAATTACCGCCGGGTCGACCCGCTCGAAACCGGCTACGCCGTGCCCGACGAACCGCTACGGTTACGCCTGCGGTGGGACGGCTTGATCATGGCCGAACAGCTGCCCGAGGACGAATTCCGTCTCAACGTGCTGCACATCGAGGATCCAAAATATTTCTACCGCCTGCGTGCCGCCGCCCCCCTCCGCGCCGACTCGCCGTGGAAACGGGTTTAGGTTAGGGTTTCGATGAGGCAGGCGCTGTTTTTACAGGAGGGAACAGAGAAAGCAGAGCCACTCCAACGTGGTTGGTTTACAGAAGGTAACGAAGAGAACGAAGCCACTCCGCTGAGTCTTTCTTTGTTTCCTTTGTTGCCTTCTGTAAAATCAGCAAGCTGACGACTCTGTAACTTCTGTTTCCTCCTGTGAAAACAACCGGAGGATCGGCTTCGCTTCACTCCTGCTTCAGCTCGCGGAGCATGAGGTCGCGCAGGGCTTTCGCGGCGACCTTGCCGTCGTAGAGGGTGTGGTAGACCTCCGCCAGAATCGGCGCTTCGATGCCGCGATCCTGACACAGTCCGTAAAAGGCGGCGGTGGTCTTGTAGCCCTCCACCACGGTTTTGCGATGAGCCATCAGATCGACGACTTTGGCGCCGGCTCCGATCTGTTCCCCAAACTGCCGGTTGCGGCTCCAACCGCCGTGGCAAGTCGCCACCAGATCGCCAAACCCGCTTAGGCCGTAAAACGTTTCGGCCTGCGCACCGAGCGCCTGCCCCACGCGCACCATTTCGGCCAGTGCCCGGGTCAGCATGGCGGCCCGGGTGTTGTCGCCGAGTTTGAGTCCATCGCAGATGCCGGCGGCGATCGCATAAATGTTTTTGAGACAACCACCGAACTCCGCGCCCGCCACATCCGTGCTGGTATAGACGCGCAGACTCGCGCCGCTGATCTCGGTTTGCACCGATTCCAACAACGCCTGAGGTGCATCCGCAGCCAGGACCATGGCCGCCGGCAGGCCGCGGGCGACTTCCTCGGCGTTGGTGGGCCCGGTGAGAGAACCGGCCGGGTAATCGGGCAACACCGCCCGAATCACTTCCGCAGGGCGCAAATGCGTATCGACCTCGAGACCCTTGGCCAGACTGAGCACGAGCTTCAACGCGGTCGCCAACCCGAGCGCCTCGCGCACCTTGGTCGCGGTGGCCCGCAGGGCCTGCGCCGGGCAAGCCAGCAGCACGACCTCGGCCTCCATGAGCACGGGGACGAGTTCGTGTCCCACCTGCAGGCTGGGGGGCAGCGGCACGCCGGGCAGATAATCGACATTTTCGCGCGAGGAGGACAAGGCCAGCGCCTGCTCAAACCGTCGCGGCACCAACGTCACGGTGTGACCCATGTTCGACAGGTGGATCGCCATGGCCGTGCCCCACGCTCCCGCCCCAATGACCGCAAAATTCATGGATTGGTCACATCGGAATAACCGGTCGGAAACAACCAGAAATCGTTTCCCCGACGCCCAACTCCCAAACCCAGAGGTTTATAAGTAACACTATTGCGCTGACTCCACCAAACTCAATGGTCGCTCAGGTGAGCCGAACCCGCCGTTGACGCTCCCCCGCTTTCTCTCCGCCACGCATGCCGCTGTTTTCCCCCAGATTCCTCCGCAAATTTGATACCGCCTATCGGGAGCATGCGTATTTCGCACGGTTGAAAGCCCGCCTGCTCACCGGGTTCTGCATGTTGTTGCTGGTGCTGTTCAGCCTGAACATCGTCAAACTTTGGCTGGTCCAATCACCGTCCATCCACGCGCGTATTGGCATCAATCTGATCCTGCTGGCGGCCACGACGCTGTGTTTGCACGAGATCAAACGAGGCCGCGACCGACGCGCCGGCAACGTGCTCACGTTACTCACAGTCGTGCCGGTGCATGCCTTCGTCTTGGTCAACCCCACATTCACCGATCCCGTGAGTGTCGGCATGCAGTTGTTTGCCTTCGATTTGGGGTTTCTGCTGGTGGCGATGATCTTCGCCTCGCGGGGAGTCACGCTGGGGGTTTTCGCCATCATCATGGTGGGCCATGTGCTGTTCGGGCGGATGATGCTGCAACATCCGGATCTGCCGGCCGCCGTCGAAGCCGCGTTCCACACCTTGCTGCGCGACGGCGCCATCACGCTGGGCTTTGTATTTGCGCTGGGCTTCACCCTGTCGCGCCTGATCTCCGCCTCCAATCAACGTAGCGAGGAGGCCCTCAAAAAGACTTCCCACCTCAACGAACAACTCGAGCGACTCGTGCAGGAGCGCACCGTTGATCTGGAAGCCGCCACCGCCCGCGCCAACGACGCGTCCCGGGCCAAGAGCGAGTTTCTCGCCAACATGAGTCACGAGATTCGCACCCCGCTCAACGGTATCATCGCTTCCACCGATCTATTGCTCCGCCGCGACGATATTCCGGCAGTCGCAACCGAGCACATGCGCATCGTGGCCGAGTCCGGAGAGATATTGCTCAAGTTGATCGGCGACATCCTCGACTTTTCCAAAATCGAGGCCGGTGAACTGCATCTGGAGGAAAATGCCTTCGCCCTGCACACCCTGATTCGGGATGCCAAGGCCGTCCTCGCGGCTCAAGCCCGCGAAGGCAAGGTGGAGGTGGAAACCACCCTCGCCGCCGACTTGGCCGACTACTACCAAGGCGACAGCTACCGCCTGCGCCAGGTGCTGCTCAACCTGTTGTCCAACGCCATAAAATTCACCCCGACCGGCGGTCACGTCACGGTCGGCGTCGGCCTGGAACCCGTGACCGACGGCGCGGACCGGGTTTGTTTTCGTGTCACGGACTCCGGTATCGGCATGGATGCCGATACCCAACGCCGGATCTTTCAACGCTTCACTCAGGCGGACTCATCCACGACCCGCCGTTTCGGGGGCACCGGCCTCGGTCTCGCCATCACGGCCCGACTCGTCGAGATGATGGGCGGTAAACTGCAGGTGAACAGCCAACTGGGTGAGGGATCGGAATTTCACTTCTCGCTGCCGCTGCACGTGGTCAAAACCGCCCCGACAAACTCGACCACCGCCCGCGTGCGTTCCGCCCAGCTCGGATTGAACGTGCTCGTGGTCGAAGACAATCTCGTCAATCGCAAGATCCTCAGCGCCCAGCTCAAGGAGCTTGGCTGCCCCCACACGCTGGCGGTCGACGGCGAGGCCGCATTATTGGTCTTAAAAGACGAAACCCTGCCCGACGTGATCCTGATGGACTGCCATATGCCGCGGCTCGACGGTTGGGCGACGACGGAGGCCCTGCGCATGTGGGCATCCGATTCCCGCGCCACCGTGCGGATGAAATCCGCCAGCGCGCTCCCCATTATCGCGCTCACCGCCGCCGCCATGCCCGAGGAGCGCCAACGTTGTCTCGACGCCGGGATGGACGATTTCGTGCCCAAGCCGGTAAAACTGAACGAGCTTCACGTGGCTTTGGAACGCATTCAGGCCCGGCGGCAAGCCGAGTTCCCTCCCCGCCCCGTCTCTCCGAGCGTATCGCTCGACGCGTAACCTCAGCGCGCGAATCCGGCGCCCCGCCCCTTTTTCCAATCAGTCGGGCGATAATTTCGCGATCAATCCGTCGACCAGCGCATCGGTTTCAGCCACGACGCGCGGCACGGCTGGCGAGTTCGCGGTCGTAGCGACTTGAGCACTACGGGAAAATGCCGCCGCTAAAAACGCCTCCTTGGCCTCATGCATGCGGCCGTCGGCGGTAAACTCCTCTGCCGTCCCGGACAGTCCCACAAACCGCGGTGTGAGTTTTTCCCCGATCCAGATACGCCAATCGCGTTCGTCGGCGAAATAAACCGCCAGCACGCCGGACTGCCGCAATCCATAGGCGGCCGATAGCCGGCGCATGTAAACACCCGGCGCACTATCCTCGGCGGCAGTCGGCGAAGTGAGGTGATACTCGAACTGCATCCGAATCCCGGCCGCAGCCTCGAAATGGTCGAGCTTTGCTACCAACGCCTGCTGCCAGGCGGGATCAGACGGCAGGATTTGCGCCGCGTCCACCACCGGCGAATCGACCTTCTCCGCGCCGACCAAGACAGTTCCCAGCGCCACGCCCCAACCCCACACCCACCGCATCATCCATCGTTTCATGACGGCACGGATAAGTGGTCGATCGCGGCAAGGCAACTTGCCGACCGCCCTACCTCAGCGCGGAAAATTCCGGGAGCGCACCGCCGCCGTGTAGTCGGTCAACCCCCGCGTGAAAACCGATCCGGCATCGGCAAATTTTTGCACGAATCCGGGCACGTAACCCGGCGTGAGACCGAGCACGTCCGTGATGACCAAAATCTGCCCGTCGCAATCCGCCCCGGCCCCGATCCCGATCACCGGAATCGTAACCGCCGCCGTCACCGCCTTGGCGGCGGCGGGCTTCACCATTTCCAACAGCAAAGCGAAACAACCGGCCGCCTCCAGCGCCTGTGCATCGGCGATCAGCGCGGCGGTTTCGGCATCGGTCACCCCGTATTTTTTGTAACGGCCGAGTTGTTTGACCTGTTGCGGCATGAGGCCGATGTGACCCCACACCGGCACCCCGGCTTCGACGAGTCGGGCGATCTTGGGCGCGAGTTTGCGCCCCCCCTCGATTTTAACGGCATCGACGCCGGCTTCCTGCATGAGCCGCTGGCACGACAT is from Synoicihabitans lomoniglobus and encodes:
- a CDS encoding inositol monophosphatase family protein — protein: MNDRQLERARRLLCQLQDTIRDALLATRVKQRRTFARVAAETAADTIYEIDRISEAALVAWLEKNWPQSWPVELVMEGLESELTFPAGTPVTATQWKLIIDPIDGTRGLMHDKRSAWALAGLAPQRGARNHLGDIVVAAMTELPISKQWRADQFSAVRGRGRVVATALNVLTGQRSRLPVRLSAARDFTHGFATIARFFPTAKTWLAQLEENLWRELGVLRDGGEPPPVFEDQYISSGGQLAEILLGRDRMVIDVRPEAFRALGIDGSGLSSHPYDLCTELLLREAGGVVERPTGGRLRDPLDTTSPVSFAAYANPQLARLVRPVLRRLLE
- a CDS encoding DUF4212 domain-containing protein; this translates as MATPDNRRALYWRANLRLLAVLLSIWAFVSFGCGIFFADALDNIKLGGFGLGFWMAQQGSIYVFVGVIWYYVWRMNKYDREFDLHED
- a CDS encoding sodium:solute symporter family protein; this translates as MSVQSWTYLIVGLSFALYLYIAYRSRAGSTKEFYVSGGGVKPIHNGMATAADWMSAASFISMAGIISFMGRDGGVYLMGWTGGYVLLALLLAPYLRKFGKFTVPDFVGDRYYSQTARIVAVLCAIVVSFTYVAGQMRGVGIVFSRFLEVDINTGVFIGTFIVFIYAVLGGMKGITYTQVAQYCVLMFAFLVPAIFISIMLTGHAVPQLGFGGNVVDTDVSLLDRLDGLSTQLGFAAYTEGVRPVLDVAAITMALMVGTAGLPHVIVRFYTVPSVQGARSSAGWALLFIAMLYTTAPAVSAFARANLLQTVDNASYAEMPAWFKNWENTGLLKYEDKNGDGLIQYYNDKSTDAAFLAQATRNGWAGNELTIDRDIIVLANPEIARLPNWVIGLVAAGALAAALSTAAGLLLVISTAFAHDLVKRCMKPDISEKGELRCARFAAGGAVFVAAYFGINPPGFVAQVVAFAFGLAAASFFPAILMGIFQKKMNREGAVSGMIVGIIFTASYISYFKFMHPELNTAEHWLFGISPEGIGTIGMLINFIVAQTVMRFTPETPASVQEEVEQIRVPRISTD
- a CDS encoding addiction module protein, producing MPLPEKLELMEKLWVEISEEDKNVETPSWHKHLLDERTSRVEEGSAKFIAWKDAKAQLERDCQ
- a CDS encoding type II toxin-antitoxin system RelE/ParE family toxin is translated as MIIEILDLARDDLAAGFEFYENNAAGISRYFLTHLYQDIESLSTSAGAHRQIHRDFYRALSRKFPFAIYYRLNGDRVLVHAVVDCRRHPSWIARHLRKT
- a CDS encoding DUF885 domain-containing protein; its protein translation is MRIITLLMLSVIIAAAHPVDDFMDDFAAEWVRGAPTTASRTQYFEGAEQDALDGKLTPVTAAYQAERAALARRGLAELRAFDTAGASTETLRTVSVMEWLLDDTVRGAVHQDYQFPLNQFTGVQRRLIGYLASSMPIRHERDAENYVSRVGQLGGLIDDATAEMKRRDSKGLLLPDFILTATIKQMERFVAPAPEANLLATSLPERLAPWEGVAPATAARLVAEVVDDLNTEIYPAYRRAVVVLQDQLARATSDAGLWRLEHGEAAYATLLRHYTNSDMTPREVHELGLREVARIEAEMDEILTAQGFTTGTITERYRALEASIQPEGDTDPRPRLLQEYVDWVEDAKVRAAPLFDMLPRAPVIVKREPPFSEANAAAHYSTPAADGSMPGIFWVPLPGEPYRMISRRSLTYHEAVPGHHFQLALQQEMEGLPKWWAKRVFGGNSAYSEGWALYAEWLAHDDGWYDGDPIGRLGYLDSELLRARRLVVDTGIHAFKWTRQQVIDYGIKVSEAERYVVYPGQACSYKVGQLTIVELRRDAEKRLGNKFSLPAFHNIILRGACAPLQVVRADVEAWVKALE
- a CDS encoding radical SAM protein; this encodes MDATTLQGQLTTTPDGLINGTARDTTRPGESLLVELKLGHGWSANIPTDAATGVFEVRPPAQAFPDGEPLDITATVDGLSLPGSGAQVGPPLPLELVAGDIVNNCNLRCPFCLTDYALTRGTKQMPAETYAHSLKLAPLVPESAFWLSCMHEPSLNASFGQFLDLVPAADRRRVSFTTNFAKKLDDDLLRTIAQSGAHSIRISIDSHDPELFGQLRKGARYPVFIDNLTRYAAIARETPTAPLLHIITMAFKDNLTEMPELVRWCHEEVGARFHEVRFMYYLPHVAEWGADHIMSLDEWEQLKRDLLALPMAHTLAFGEPEPDAHKKFQELPGIDTYEHVAAVFGGTVTTENYRRVDPLETGYAVPDEPLRLRLRWDGLIMAEQLPEDEFRLNVLHIEDPKYFYRLRAAAPLRADSPWKRV
- a CDS encoding NAD(P)H-dependent glycerol-3-phosphate dehydrogenase — encoded protein: MNFAVIGAGAWGTAMAIHLSNMGHTVTLVPRRFEQALALSSSRENVDYLPGVPLPPSLQVGHELVPVLMEAEVVLLACPAQALRATATKVREALGLATALKLVLSLAKGLEVDTHLRPAEVIRAVLPDYPAGSLTGPTNAEEVARGLPAAMVLAADAPQALLESVQTEISGASLRVYTSTDVAGAEFGGCLKNIYAIAAGICDGLKLGDNTRAAMLTRALAEMVRVGQALGAQAETFYGLSGFGDLVATCHGGWSRNRQFGEQIGAGAKVVDLMAHRKTVVEGYKTTAAFYGLCQDRGIEAPILAEVYHTLYDGKVAAKALRDLMLRELKQE